The Euphorbia lathyris chromosome 2, ddEupLath1.1, whole genome shotgun sequence genome includes a window with the following:
- the LOC136220654 gene encoding uncharacterized protein isoform X2 yields MDSSDDDPFHPSPLSSTKGSVQDLLEDAWFFGKVLSTKPAGMSRCYSDPSPNIDQRLLTDNPTTITTTSSSNNLAAAKIRIIGRREEVVEDRETSRSSSKMSKLNRQLSDLSLVQKSSKEQGFIPNVSCKDCSFPRQKVMRGQPSKHKLLRTPSLPSPCIGMGEEEVAEEDESDITMSRLIREATVLSSEVLPPRSHSSKGMSMQKNRSARNLKELGYPKQRKLKKNLSFVEPKEEQGFKELGLTFKQRENEEKVKRAYLLEAWYAKTCAPPPIPIWGNKSSAEDMKLQIKYWARAVASKAR; encoded by the exons ATGGATTCTTCTGATGATGACCCTTTTCACCCTTCCCCATTATCTTCTACTAAAGGGAGTGTCCAAGATTTACTAGAAGATGCCTGGTTCTTTGGGAAAGTTCTCTCCACCAAACCAGCAGGCATGTCCAGGTGCTACTCTGATCCTTCCCCAAACATTGATCAACGACTTTTGACAGACAATCCAACCACCATCACAACAACTTCTTCATCCAACAATCTTGCTGCTGCCAAGATTCGCATTATAGGAAGGAGAGAAGAGGTTGTTGAAGACAGAGAAACCAGCAGGAGCAGTAGTAAGATGAGCAAACTGAATAGGCAATTGTCAGATTTAAGTTTGGTTCAAAAATCCAGCAAGGAGCAAGGGTTTATACCGAATGTTTCGTGTAAAGATTGTAGCTTTCCAAGGCAGAAAGTGATGAGAGGCCAACCATCAAAGCACAAGTTACTTAGAACACCATCTCTGCCGTCCCCGTGTATTGGAAtgggagaagaagaagttgcTGAAGAAGATGAGTCTGACATTACAATGAGCAGATTGATTCGGGAAGCAACGGTGCTTTCATCTGAAGTCTTGCCTCCTCGCTCTCATTCTTCAAAG GGGATGAGCATGCAGAAGAACAGGTCAGCGAGGAACTTGAAGGAATTGGGATACCCTAAGCAAAGGAAATTgaagaaaaacctaagttttgttGAACCCAAAGAAGAACAAGGGTTTAAGGAATTAGGATTGACATTTAAGCAAAGAGAAAATGAAGAAAAGGTGAAAAGGGCATATCTTTTAGAGGCATGGTATGCAAAAACATGTGCTCCGCCTCCAATTCCCATATGGGGCAATAAAAGTTCAGCAGAAGACATGAAATTGCAGATCAAGTATTGGGCAAGAGCAGTTGCATCTAAGGCCAGATAA
- the LOC136220654 gene encoding uncharacterized protein isoform X1 — translation MDSSDDDPFHPSPLSSTKGSVQDLLEDAWFFGKVLSTKPAGMSRCYSDPSPNIDQRLLTDNPTTITTTSSSNNLAAAKIRIIGRREEVVEDRETSRSSSKMSKLNRQLSDLSLVQKSSKEQGFIPNVSCKDCSFPRQKVMRGQPSKHKLLRTPSLPSPCIGMGEEEVAEEDESDITMSRLIREATVLSSEVLPPRSHSSKSALQGMSMQKNRSARNLKELGYPKQRKLKKNLSFVEPKEEQGFKELGLTFKQRENEEKVKRAYLLEAWYAKTCAPPPIPIWGNKSSAEDMKLQIKYWARAVASKAR, via the exons ATGGATTCTTCTGATGATGACCCTTTTCACCCTTCCCCATTATCTTCTACTAAAGGGAGTGTCCAAGATTTACTAGAAGATGCCTGGTTCTTTGGGAAAGTTCTCTCCACCAAACCAGCAGGCATGTCCAGGTGCTACTCTGATCCTTCCCCAAACATTGATCAACGACTTTTGACAGACAATCCAACCACCATCACAACAACTTCTTCATCCAACAATCTTGCTGCTGCCAAGATTCGCATTATAGGAAGGAGAGAAGAGGTTGTTGAAGACAGAGAAACCAGCAGGAGCAGTAGTAAGATGAGCAAACTGAATAGGCAATTGTCAGATTTAAGTTTGGTTCAAAAATCCAGCAAGGAGCAAGGGTTTATACCGAATGTTTCGTGTAAAGATTGTAGCTTTCCAAGGCAGAAAGTGATGAGAGGCCAACCATCAAAGCACAAGTTACTTAGAACACCATCTCTGCCGTCCCCGTGTATTGGAAtgggagaagaagaagttgcTGAAGAAGATGAGTCTGACATTACAATGAGCAGATTGATTCGGGAAGCAACGGTGCTTTCATCTGAAGTCTTGCCTCCTCGCTCTCATTCTTCAAAG AGTGCATTGCAGGGGATGAGCATGCAGAAGAACAGGTCAGCGAGGAACTTGAAGGAATTGGGATACCCTAAGCAAAGGAAATTgaagaaaaacctaagttttgttGAACCCAAAGAAGAACAAGGGTTTAAGGAATTAGGATTGACATTTAAGCAAAGAGAAAATGAAGAAAAGGTGAAAAGGGCATATCTTTTAGAGGCATGGTATGCAAAAACATGTGCTCCGCCTCCAATTCCCATATGGGGCAATAAAAGTTCAGCAGAAGACATGAAATTGCAGATCAAGTATTGGGCAAGAGCAGTTGCATCTAAGGCCAGATAA
- the LOC136217654 gene encoding UDP-glycosyltransferase 79B3-like translates to MAEPESDRQFHILMFPWFCSGHITPFFYLSNKLAERGFTISLLLPNKASKQFRYLNANPHRITLHPLHIPHVNGLPFGVETVSEISLNLTPLLSIALDRTRDQVEILINNIQPDFVIYDLAHWIPQITKPLGIKAIHYTVVCVASVSIVLVPARNIIKNELLQEEKLVEPPAGYPSSTLVLRGHEVRALLFVGEPFGESITFYERICTSMKESDALAIRTFPEIESKFCDYLGDQYGKPVLLTGPLLSEHKEELEDQWSYWLSAFEDESVIFCEFGMQINLELDQFQELLLGLELTGLPFLVALKPPIGASTVEEGMPEGFRDRVSGVGMVWGGWIEQKTILEHPSIGCYISHGGFGAIWEGLMSKCQLVMVPELGDQILNTRLLVEELKVGVEVKRDITGWYSKEHLCSVVKSVMDRDSEIGLMVKQNHSMWREMLEAHGFINACIDKFVQDIKALYTS, encoded by the coding sequence ATGGCAGAGCCAGAATCTGATAGGCAGTTCCATATACTAATGTTTCCATGGTTTTGCAGTGGTCATATTACTCCATTCTTCTATCTCTCTAACAAACTAGCAGAGAGAGGTTTCACAATCTCTCTACTTCTCCCAAATAAAGCTTCAAAACAATTCCGATACTTGAATGCTAATCCTCATCGGATCACTTTACATCCTCTCCACATCCCTCACGTCAACGGCCTCCCTTTCGGTGTCGAAACCGTCTCCGAAATCTCCCTTAACCTCACCCCTTTACTCTCCATTGCCCTAGACCGTACTCGGGACCAGGTTGAGATTCTAATCAACAACATCCAACCAGATTTCGTAATCTACGATTTGGCTCATTGGATCCCCCAAATAACCAAGCCTCTTGGCATTAAAGCCATACACTACACCGTTGTCTGCGTTGCTTCAGTTTCAATAGTATTGGTTCCGGCTCGAAATATCATCAAAAATGAACTCCTCCAAGAGGAAAAACTGGTGGAGCCACCCGCCGGATATCCTTCCTCCACGCTTGTTCTTCGCGGCCACGAAGTCCGCGCATTGTTATTCGTAGGGGAGCCTTTTGGGGAGAGCATTACTTTCTATGAAAGAATATGTACATCAATGAAAGAAAGCGATGCTTTAGCTATTAGAACTTTCCCCGAAATTGAAAGTAAGTTCTGTGATTACCTCGGGGATCAATACGGGAAGCCGGTTTTGTTAACCGGTCCGTTGTTGTCGGAGCATAAAGAAGAGCTAGAAGATCAGTGGAGTTACTGGTTAAGCGCATTCGAAGATGAATCCGTAATATTTTGTGAATTCGGAATGCAAATAAATCTTGAACTTGATCAGTTTCAAGAATTGTTATTAGGGCTAGAATTAACAGGGCTGCCATTTTTAGTGGCGTTAAAGCCGCCAATCGGGGCATCAACGGTGGAAGAAGGAATGCCGGAAGGGTTCCGGGACAGGGTTAGTGGTGTAGGAATGGTTTGGGGTGGATGGATTGAACAAAAGACAATCTTGGAACACCCATCAATAGGGTGTTATATAAGTCATGGTGGGTTTGGAGCAATATGGGAAGGTTTAATGAGCAAATGTCAGCTAGTAATGGTGCCTGAATTAGGAGATCAAATATTGAACACAAGATTGTTGGTTGAAGAATTGAAAGTAGGAGTTGAAGTGAAGAGAGATATAACAGGATGGTATTCTAAAGAACATCTGTGTAGTGTTGTTAAATCTGTTATGGATAGAGATAGTGAAATTGGTTTAATGGTGAAACAGAATCATAGCATGTGGAGAGAAATGTTGGAAGCTCATGGTTTTATTAATGCTTGTATTGATAAGTTTGTACAAGATATAAAGGCTCTTTATACTTCATAA
- the LOC136216494 gene encoding uncharacterized protein At4g26485-like, with translation MGDISSTATAAAPKQHKWIKHYSDFHKILLVGEGDFSFALSLATAFGSASNIVATSLDSQVEVIAKYSRAERNLKELKEKGCTIIHQVDVHTMNKHPLLLLATFDRIVFNFPHASLIWREHDLLQIGLHQEFVRGFMRNAREMLSVRGEVHVTHKDAYPFCNWEIERLAEAVGLHNFIGKEGFEMWQYPGYQNKRGYGRYDESFPVGRCSTFKFAPY, from the exons ATGGGAGATATTAGCAGCACTGCCACTGCTGCTGCACCAAAACAACATAAATGGATAAAGCATTACAGTGATTTCCATAAAATACTTTTAGTTGGTGAAGGTGACTTCTCTTTTGCTCTTTCCTTGGCTACTGCTTTTGGCTCTGCTTCTAATATTGTTGCAACCTCTCTTGATTCTCAAG TTGAAGTGATTGCAAAGTATTCAAGGGCTGAAAGGAACCTGAAAGAGCTAAAAGAAAAGGGATGTACCATTATACATCAAGTGGACGTTCACACAATGAACAAAcatcctcttcttctccttgcAACTTTTGACAGAATTGTCTTCAATTTCCCACATGCTTCTCTAATATGGAGGGAGCATGATCTTCTTCAAATTGG ACTTCATCAAGAATTTGTGAGGGGTTTCATGAGGAATGCACGTGAGATGCTGTCTGTAAGAGGAGAAGTGCACGTGACACACAAGGATGCTTATCCATTTTGCAATTGGGAGATAGAAAGACTGGCAGAAGCAGTTGGGCTGCATAATTTTATCGGGAAAGAGGGTTTTGAAATGTGGCAGTATCCTGGATATCAGAATAAGAGAGGATATGGGAGATACGACGAGTCGTTTCCTGTTGGAAGATGTTCTACATTCAAATTTGCACCTTACTAG